ATTATCATTATAGACAAAATGCTCAATTTGTTTATGGCCTGAGGAGTTCCCAATCGGCGGATTATTATTGTAAGAAAACTCTTTCGTATTTCCTATAAAAAGAGAAAAAATAGCAATTGAAATTCCTCCGAGAGCAATAAAACTTATTCGTTCAATATTGGAGTCTGGCATGATTCTCTCCAAATTAATATTTTTCATAAGGCGGAAGTTCCGCCCGCTTTGCCATTTTACGAAGAATGTCATAATCTTTATCATTAACCTCTACAAAACCGTCAATCCAGCCGCGTTTTAATACTAACAAACGCTCTCCATTCGCGTCTATTCCTGTATCGTCTGGTTTCAACCCCAAAAGAACATTCTTTACCTGTTTAATCAAACCGTCATCAATCTCTTTTCTGGCGGCCAGGGTACAATAAGGGACCATTTCTGATTTGGCAATAATACGAAAATCACCCGGTTCAAATTTCTTTTCCTTTACGGCATCTTTGACGTCATCCAGCCGGGCAGCGCCGGCATCAAAGGCCTTATAATAAACAGCATAGAGAACTTTATCATGTTTAAACGAGCCAAAAGGGATTGCATAATAACCTAAATCTATTTCAGGATCGAGACCGTTCTGTTTGAGCAAATCATAAACACAATAAAAACCGTCCGTGGAAAAACTTGGGCCAAAAACAAACCTTTTATTTTTTAAGCCTGAAACAGTCTTTATATCACTATCATTACGGACAATAATTATTCCCGCGCTGTCTTTTCCCCCTGTCCCGCTTTTCTCTCCCAAAATCAGTTTGGCATTATAATTTTCTTTTAAAATAATATAAATAACAGAATTGGCATGGACAAAATCTATCTTTTTATCACGAAAGACATCTTCGATTTCATAAGTATTTAGATAAACCGCCTCAAACTTTCTCCCTAATTTCTGGCTTAAAAAGTTCGTCAAAGGGTCGAACCGGCCGCTTGTTTCTTTTAAATCGTTACAAATCATATAGCCGATTTTTATTGTGTCTTCAGCCATGGAATTTTCCGTCCAGATGGCGATTGGAAAAAATATTATAGATGCTAGGAAAAATAATCTTTTCATTCGAAAATCTCCATA
The nucleotide sequence above comes from bacterium. Encoded proteins:
- a CDS encoding phosphate/phosphite/phosphonate ABC transporter substrate-binding protein; translation: MKRLFFLASIIFFPIAIWTENSMAEDTIKIGYMICNDLKETSGRFDPLTNFLSQKLGRKFEAVYLNTYEIEDVFRDKKIDFVHANSVIYIILKENYNAKLILGEKSGTGGKDSAGIIIVRNDSDIKTVSGLKNKRFVFGPSFSTDGFYCVYDLLKQNGLDPEIDLGYYAIPFGSFKHDKVLYAVYYKAFDAGAARLDDVKDAVKEKKFEPGDFRIIAKSEMVPYCTLAARKEIDDGLIKQVKNVLLGLKPDDTGIDANGERLLVLKRGWIDGFVEVNDKDYDILRKMAKRAELPPYEKY